From the genome of Brassica oleracea var. oleracea cultivar TO1000 chromosome C4, BOL, whole genome shotgun sequence:
TTACTTAATGTAACTGTAGGTTTTGTTAACGTTGGGTAATCCTTTTTTTTTCTTTTTAGGTTGTCGAATCTTATATTATTTAAATACAGGTATGTACTTGTTTCCGAAACATTATTAAGGAAAGTTAAACTAATAGAGTTATATTCTTCATGTTCTTTTGGATTTAATCTTAAGACTAATCAACATAAGCTATAAGAGATGCATAGGTTGGTAACTGTAAAAAAAAAATCTTATAAAGAAACATCTACATTTCATATTTTGATTATAATTAGCATAATATACAGAAGTAAAAAAGTTAGGATAAAATACTTGGTAATCGATTAAGAAGACTTGACCATAATCAAAGCCAACCAAAGTTTGGGGCAAAAGAAAACGTTATGATTATGTGAAATTAATGTGTTTCAGAAAAGAAAAGAAAATGAACCAATGAAACATCTCTTTTGCTTTTAATTTCTTTATATTATTTTAAAAGAAAATATTATCTTGGGGTCTGAGTAGTGAATAGTAATAAGATGGAGCCAGGAGCTGGGTCCAAGAGACGGTGCAGGTGTAAAAGGCTATCTGACACTCACGTGCGTCCCAAGAAGGACCAAAATGGGGTCTTTTGCGTTATGGACATAAAAACATAAACAATACAAAAATTCACAATGCGTTTGTTACACATACCTAACAAGAACCTCTCTGTGGTTTAGTCTCATTCACCTGTTGACTGATACAAGACCCAAAACCGGTGCCGTTTCATGACTTGAGTAAAAATGAACTTAATTGTTATGTCATGCATGCTGCTGTAATTTTTCTCCTCTGCCTCTCGCCTGCATTGCTGCCTATGTGATTCAAGATAAGCACATGCTTGATTCTATTCTTTCAGGCCTATTTATATCTATGATGAACTAAATATGGAACGGAGAAATGTTTGGTTATCTGTACAAATATACGTAAATCCCAAAGCTTTGACATAAAAGCTTTGTCATTCATACTCTAAGTGGTCCAAGCTTTTTGTTTTTTTATAAATGAGACAAAGAAATGGGACTTACGAAAAAGCTGTGTATCCAGAATCAGCAGTGACATATCATTGCATTAGACGGGGTTCACGTCACCCAATTAAGGCAGACACCACAGAAAGAAACAACTTAAGCATGGCAGAATTTATCTCAAAATCTCCTTGTACACACTCTAATCCACTACTAAGTACTACTTAAACCTGGATGTCCTGCATATGGTTCTTCCTACTTTCTTGGCCTCTCCTTTACATATCACTCTCCATATAAATTTATGCGATCGACAAAAATAATTTTTTTTTAAAAAATAAAATTTTTGAAATTTAAATTCGAAAATATAAAATTAAAATTAAAATTGAAAACATATTAGATAATATTCAAAGTTGTACAAATAAAAATAAAACATTCCGTGTTTTTGAAAAAAAAAAAACTACGGGTCTGGCACGTCCGGGAACACCTCGTTCGGGTACATCCTCTGCATCATCNNNNNNNNNNNNNNNNNNNNNNNNNNNNNNNNNNNNNNNNNNNNNNNNNNNNNNNNNNNNNNNNNNNNNNNNNNNNNNNNNNNNNNNNNNNNNNNNNNNNNNNNNNNNNNNNNNNNNNNNNNNNNNNNNNNNNNNNNNNNNNNNNNNNNNNNNNNNNNNNNNNNNNNNNNNNNNNNNNNNNNNNNNNNNNNNNNNNNNNNNNNNNNNNNNNNNNNNNNNNNNNNNNNNNNNNNNNNNNNNNNNNNNNNNNNNNNNNNNNNNNNNNNNNNNNNNNNNNNNNNNNNNNNNNNNNNNNNNNNNNNNNNNNNNNNNNNNNNNNNNNNNNNNNNNNNNNNNNNNNNNNNNNNNNNNNNNNNNNNNNNNNNNNNNNNNNNNNNNNNNNNNNNNNNNNNNNNNNNNNNNNNNNNNNNNNNNNNNNNNNNNNNNNNNNNNNNNNNNNNNNNNNNNNNNNNNNNNNNNNNNNNNNNNNNNNNNNNNNNNNNNNNNNNNNNNNNNNNNNNNNNNNNNNNNNNNNNNNNNNNNNNNNNNNNNNNNNNNNNNNNNNNNNNNNNNNNNNNNNNNNNNNNNNNNNNNNNNNNNNNNNNNNNNNNNNNNNNNNNNNNNNNNNNNNNNNNNNNNNNNNNNNNNNNNNNNNNNNNNNNNNNNNNNNNNNNNNNNNNNNNNNNNNNNNNNNNNNNNNNNNNNNNNNNNNNNNNNNNNNNNNNNNNNNNNNNNNNNNNNNNNNNNNNNNNNNNNNNNNNNNNNNNNNNNNNNNNNNNNNNNNNNNNNNNNNNNNNNNNNNNNNNNNNNNNNNNNNNNNNNNNNNNNNNNNNNNNNNNNNNNNNNNNNNNNNNNNNNNNNNNNNNNNNNNNNNNNNNNNNNNNNNNNNNNNNNNNNNNNNNNNNNNNNNNNNNNNNNNNNNNNNNNNNNNNNNNNNNNNNNNNNNNNNNNNNNNNNNNNNNNNNNNNNNNNNNNNNNNNNNNNNNNNNNNNNNNNNNNNNNNNNNNNNNNNNNNNNNNNNNNNNNNNNNNNNNNNNNNNNNNNNNNNNNNNNNNNNNNNNNNNNNNNNNNNNNNNNNNNNNNNNNNNNNNNNNNNNNNNNNNNNNNNNNNNNNNNNNNNNNNNNNNNNNNNNNNNNNNNNNNNNNNNNNNNNNNNNNNNNNNNNNNNNNNNNNNNNNNNNNNNNNNNNNNNNNNNNNNNNNNNNNNNNNNNNNNNNNNNNNNNNNNNNNNNNNNNNNNNNNNNNNNNNNNNNNNNNNNNNNNNNNNNNNNNNNNNNNNNNNNNNNNNNNNNNNNNNNNNNNNNNNNNNNNNNNNNNNNNNNNNNNNNNNNNNNNNNNNNNNNNNNNNNNNNNNNNNNNNNNNNNNNNNNNNNNNNNNNNNNNNNNNNNNNNNNNNNNNNNNNNNNNNNNNNNNNNNNNNNNNNNNNNNNNNNNNNNNNNNNNNNNNNNNNNNNNNNNNNNNNNNNNNNNNNNNNNNNNNNNNNNNNNNNNNNNNNNNNNNNNNNNNNNNNNNNNNNNNNNNNNNNNNNNNNNNNNNNNNNNNNNNNNNNNNNNNNNNNNNNNNNNNNNNNNNNNNNNNNNNNNNNNNNNNNNNNNNNNNNNNNNNNNNNNNNNNNNNNNNNNNNNNNNNNNNNNNNNNNNNNNNNNNNNNNNNNNNNNNNNNNNNNNNNNNNNNNNNNNNNNNNNNNNNNNNNNNNNNNNNNNNNNNNNNNNNNNNNNNNNNNNNNNNNNNNNNNNNNNNNNNNNNNNNNNNNNNNNNNNNNNNNNNNNNNNNNNNNNNNNNNNNNNNNNNNNNNNNNNNNNNNNNNNNNNNNNNNNNNNNNNNNNNNNNNNNNNNNNNNNNNNNNNNNNNNNNNNNNNNNNNNNNNNNNNNNNNNNNNNNNNNNNNNNNNNNNNNNNNNNNNNNNNNNNNNNNNNNNNNNNNNNNNNNNNNNNNNNNNNNNNNNNNNNNNNNNNNNNNNNNNNNNNNNNNNNNNNNNNNNNNNNNNNNNNNNNNNNNNNNNNNNNNNNNNNNNNNNNNNNNNNNNNNNNNNNNNNNNNNNNNNNNNNNNNNNNNNNNNNNNNNNNNNNNNNNNNNNNNNNNNNNNNNNNNNNNNNNNNNNNNNNNNNNNNNNNNNNNNNNNNNNNNNNNNNNNNNNNNNNNNNNNNNNNNNNNNNNNNNNNNNNNNNNNNNNNNNNNNNNNNNNNNNNNNNNNNNNNNNNNNNNNNNNNNNNNNNNNNNNNNNNNNNNTAAGAGGGAGGATGAAGATATGGAGTGAATGAAGAGGAAGAGGGGTGCTTGTATTTATAGTTGAAATCCTGCCGACAGACCGAGGAAATTCCGACGGAATTCCGACGCCAATGGCTAGTTCATCGGAATTTCCTTGGAATTTTTAAAATTTCCCAACGGCCCTCCAACGGCTCTCTAACGGCTATAATATATCCTCGGAATTCATCGGTTTTTTCCGAGGAATACATTTTTCTCGGTATTCCATAAGAGTATTCCGACGGATTTATATTTTTTCGGAATTCCGTAGGTATATTCCGAGGAAATTCCGAGGAAACCAAATTTTGTGTTTCCTCGGAATATTCCGAGTATTTCATTTTTCGTCGGAATGTACGTATACCGCTGTTTTCTTGTAGTGGTACTATAGCAAAAGTATATAAAACTGGAAAACCTTAGTCGTGCTTGCAATTTAGGCTTTAATTAGGCTTTTAGGATAAGCTTTTTCTAGAACATTTCGGTATAGGTTTTATAATGAGAGTCCTAATACGCATCAAAAAGAAATGAATTGATTGGGTTGAAGAATATTTATTATCCACAGTGGATTAAAATTTAGATATCGCTTTAAAGTCAATGGTTAAATGCATGGACTATGTCTTTACCAAATTAAACTATACCGGAGTACGACTCTTTTATATATAATCTAGATCTTCAACTAAGCAAACTGAACTGAATGTTTTAAAATAAATTGGTTGTTAAAGGTGTTACTATCAACCATTTTACGATCCAGAACTAATTAACAATGGTCTAGTAGTTGAAAATTTCATCGTGGAATAGAGGGTGCTTCATTGCGATTTCAATCATGTTAGAGCATCTTTATCCGGGTTTGTTAATGAGTTTCTGGATGGAAAAATAGTATATAAAAGAAAAACACCTTTCACAAATATATGTATTAATACGCTTTTTATGTACAAGTTCAAATAACGCTACATAAATACTCTCCGTTAATATGCGTTTTATGTAGAATAAACACCTTTCACAAATACTTCCTCCGTTTCATATTAAGTGTCGTTTTAGAGAATTTTTTTCGTTACAAAATAAGTGTCGTTTTCGATTTTCAATGCAAAATTTATTAATTTTATGTAAAATTTATTTTTCTATTGGTTGAAATATGATTAGGTGTATAGGTAAATAGTATTTTTTTATAGGAAATGTACAAAATTAATTGTTTCTTTAATCCGTGTGCCGAAACCTAAAACAACACTTATAATGAAACAAAGAGAATATATATGTTAATATCCAACATTTATTAACAATATTTTTCTATTTGTTGAAATATAGTTAAAAATATACGTAATAATGTCTTTATTTTTAAAATATACAATAAAAATTAAAGGTTCCGTTGTTTTTTGGTTTCCAACGTTAACGCAGCAACAAAACATTGATAATAACTTTTTTTGAGTCATAACTTAAATGTATTATCAATGCTTTTACTCAGATGTGTCTTTCAGGCCACGATTCACTCACTGTGGCGAAAAAGAAATGGGAGACGACATGCATGATCATTGCTATCCTGCTGCTCATTTTTCTCGGGGTGTTGACAAGATGATTATAAATCGTATTTCATCCCTCCGTGGGCACATGCAATTGATAGTGTGGTTGGCAACTAGGATCGGATCTCATAAGATTTGGGTAGCATATTTTTATTCAGCTCTATTATATTTTTATTCAGCTATATTATATTTTTATCCGTTTTAAAAAAGAGAATCACATTTGAATAAATGTAACATTCATTCAAAAAATAAAAATAACTATGCACTTAAAAAACAGTCAAGTCGAAATACAAATTAGTCTACACATTATATAGAAACTAGGGGTTGGAAGTATGATCGCTATTTGGTGTCTTTGTAGCTTTTAGTTTGGTTTTCGTCGGCTACGTGAAGTCCACGACATACTATCACCACCGACTCAGCCACACACGCGGTTCCAACAAATACCACCCACAAAAATCCATTTTTTGCTGGGGGAATATACATGTGTGACAACATCCTAACGAACTATGACTCTGCTTATCGACCAGAATCACTCAGTTTTGATAAGTCAACCTTATTTTATTATTTGTCTATTAAAAGTTCAGAACAAGTATTGCAATTATGAATTTGCAACTCTGCCTATTGGATAAACCGTTTTTATTTAATATATATCCATATATTAATTTGTAAATCCGTCCAACGGATTTGGAAAATTCGACATCAGTTTAGAAATATTTTTATGACAATAGTAATTAAATGAAAAAATGTCAACTTCCAGAACCTTTATAAAACGAATACGAAATGGCCTAAGTTAAGACATCACTACAACCGGAACAAGACAACCAAACCATATCTTATTTCGTTCGGTTCTTTGTTTCATTATCTTGTTTGGTTCATTTTCCGGTAAAGACGTGTCTAAATCAACAAAAAAAAGAAAGTCTCAGCGCACCGATGGCTCTGCGTCTTCTTGGTCGAATCGTAACTAAAGCCGTGAAGAAAGAGAACAGTCCAGAGAGCCCTAGGAGTCCGAAAACCCCACAAGGCTCTGTTCTCATGGACAAGTACGAGCTAGGAAAGCTTCTTGGCCAAGGAAGCTTTGCTAAAGTCTATTTAGCCCGGAGCATTAGTACCGGCGAGAACGTCGCCATCAAAGTCATAGACAAAGAGAAGATCGTGAAAAGTGGATTGGCCGGTCATATTAAACGAGAAATATCCATCCTCCGCCGCGTCCGCCACCCTTACATTGTCCACCTCCTCGAGGTCATGGCTACGAAGACAAAGATATACATCGTGATGGAGTTCGTACGAGGCGGAGACCTTTTAGGAAAGGTATCTAAAGGGCGGCTTCGTCAAGGAGTCGCCCGGAGTTATTTCCAGCAGCTGATCTCATCAGTTTCCTTCTGCCATAGCCGCGGAGTTTACCACCGTGATCTCAAGCTTGAGAATCTTCTTTTGGACGATGAAGGGAACCTTAAGGTATCTGACTTCGGTCTCAGCATTGTCTCCGAGCAGCTCAGGCAAGACGGAATCTGTCAGACGTTTTGCGGGACGCCTGCTTATTTGGCGCCTGAGGTTTTGACGATGAAAGGCTATGACGCTGCCAAGGCCGATGTCTGGTCTTGTGGAGTGATCTTGTTTGTTTTGATGGCTGGTTATCTTCCCTTTGAAGATAAGAACATTATGGTTATGTATAAGAAGATACACAAAGGAAAGTTTAGGTGTCCTAAATGGTTTTCGCCTGAGCTTACAAGGCTTTTGACCCGGATCCTGGACACGAATCCAGATACCCGGATCACGATACCGGAGATCAGGAAGCATAGATGGTTCAAGAAAGGGTTTAAAAATGTCAAGTTCTATATCGAAGACGATAAGTTATGTAGAGTGGATGACAATAGTGAAGACGAGTCATCATCAGTGTCATCGGGCCGATCATCGACTGCTTCAGAGGGAGACGCAGAGTTTGAGATTAAACGAGTTGGGTCAATGCCGAGACCCACAAGTCTAAACGCATTTGACATCATATCCTTTTCTTATGGATTCGATCTTTCGAGTTTCTTTGAAGAAGGAGGACAAGGAGCGAGGTTTGTATCTGCTGCTCCCGTGACAAAGATTATATCGAAATTGGAAGATATTGCGATATTGGCCAACTTTACAGTGAGGAAGAAGGACTGGAGCGTGAGGCTAGAAGGTAGTAGAGAAGGTGCTAAAGGACCGTTGATTATTAAGGTTGAGATATTTGAGCTGACACCATCTCTTGTGGTGGTTGAAGTGAAGAAGAAGGGAGGGTTTATAGAAGAGTATGAAGAGTTTTGCAACAAGGAACTTAGACCACAGCTAGAGAAACTGATGCATTACCAAGCAAATGAAGTTGAAGTAGCAATGGTTTTGCGACCTGAAACTGAAGAGAGATGAAGTTAAGAACTTGGAAGGTCGAGAGAGAAAGACACAACAAGAAAAGGTATAAGTATTATTTGTTACTATGCCATTTATTTTTATTGTTTTGCGGTTATTATGTGTATTTAAATATGAAAGTGAGGGTACTTGTAATAAGAGTGATAGGAAAATCAGAGAATAAAACAAGTAAGCATGAATAAAGAGTGAGATCATAAGGCAGTTTAGACGGTTTTTGCTGGCGATTATAAAGCTAGTTTTTCGTTGATTGCTGTTGTACATGTATCTCTTGAAAGAGATGAGCTTAATGAAAAATCTTTCTCGGCCTTTCCTTTCTTTTTTAGAAAGTTCATTTTATGCTTCATAAGAGAGACTATATGATCAACCGAAACATTCAAATGTTACTGTGATTACTCTTATAATTATTGCACATAAGAAATCTGATGACTCCTCCACATTGACAAAATAAAAAAACTTATCAGAACCAAAGTTGGGCTCAATTATTCTATTCCCGTCCCCTTGGACCGTAGAGATTGCTTTAGGAATAAGATTAGTAGCTGATGATAACTTTCGGTCAGATTCCAAAATTAAAACTCAGTAGGATTGTTATACAAATACATGATGGAGACATACACATGTTCTCAAATATCAAGATTATCGCCCACGAAAGAAGATCATCCTCATTTGCAATAATTGGATCAGTCGAATTTTGTTCAAATCGAGTCGAGTGTTAAAAAGCGAAACTTTCTTGCTTGGTGGAATAGGATACTCAATAGGATATGAAACTGTTAGCACCTGAAATTTAATTTCTTGTGATGTAATACTTGTTATCTTCTCGCAGATGGTTGAAGCAGCTCATGCAAGGACATCTATTACAATTAGTGGATAAGTATGCATAATTTTCAACCACCACAGAAATAAAAGACAAAGGATATCATTTTGACCAACAATATAAAAACACTTACATAATTCTTCATTATAATTTTTTTGCTTCTTATTTTTGTTTATTTACCTAATACACAAAGATATATAGGCATTATCCAAACAAATATAATATCTTAACGTGGTCTTCACAACGATAATGTATTTCTGCCATGGGTATAAATTTCATTAGTCTATGTATTTCTTATGAAAGTATTCATTGTGCTTGCAATTTAGGCTTATCATAAGCTTTATTGGAAATATTTCGAATTAAAAACGTGTAATGAATTTTAAAAAGACTCCTCTAGCTTAGCGGTAAAAATGTTGGGTAACAACCTGAGTTCGAGTGTGGGTATGTTAAATTTGTCCTTTTAGTTTACAAAAAAAAAAAAAAAAAGTGTAATGAACTGATTCCTAAATTCTCGTTAATAATGAGAGTCCTAAATTCTCCTTAAAAAGAATGAATAATTTTAATCGTATTATTGTATCAACTAATAAACTGATTATGTTTCTTTCTTTTTATTAATCAAACAAATAAAACATTAATAAGCCATAATTAATTAGTTTGAAGTGTTGGCTAATAACCTAAACGGTTTGAAGACTGTTTTGTTTACACAATGGATTTGAAAAATGTCGTTTAAAAATGAGTTATTTTCACTCAGGATCACATTGTGACTTTTTATTACACCTAAAGTCACTTATTGCTCCTAAGGTACTTTTGATTAACTTTTACTTCTTTTTCCCTGACTAAATGTAACTACAAAAAGATTCTAGTTTCCTTTATTTTTTTTTCCTTTTGCGTTTTAATTATTTTATTTAAAAATATTTTTAACTTTTTCCTTCTCTTTCTTTCCCATTCACCGTAAGTCATCTTTAGCTCCAAGTCTCTTCTGCGTCTTGTCTCCTCCACGAACTACAGCTTCGTCAAGCTCCAGCATCGAGTTGCGTCGAGCTCCCACGGCGAGATCTTCCACCACGGGATGTCCTTGTTTCTGCTGCATTCGTATCGAAAAATTTCCTCCGCATCACTCCGCGAAATGACCCTAATCGGAGATAAACTCGGATTTCTCGAATTCTTTTCTGTAATTGTTTCGCTTTATGTTTAAAACATGTGTTTTTTATTAGGATCTGTAGAAAATATGGTAGGATCGAATTATAAAATGATGAAATCGTGTGTAAATGGGTGAAAATCTTGCAACAAGTGGAGGCGTAGTTGTTACAGAGATTAGGTTAGAGTCATCTCCTCTGGTGCCCCAAAAAGTAAAAAGGCAATCTCACAAAGACACCCATATAAACAGAAAGATAAATATTTTTTTTTTAAATCGAAAAAGGCGGAAATGACAAAAACCCCTGGCAAAAATGAAGTATTTACAAGTTGTACCAGGGTATAACCCATCCGCAGTGACCCGACCCGGATGTATGGTCAATACCAAATCGTTTAACCGTTTAACCAATCCCTGGAAACCAAACCAATCCCTCAAAACCAAACCCATCCTTCGAAACCAAACCAAATTTGTCGATTTTATCAAACCCTTTACAATTTCTCTGAATCCTCCAATTAATTCATTCGCGACTCCATTTCCCCCCCTCTTTTCACTCCACTTTAAACGAGAAGAAACCCTAGTTTTGAAAATCAATCGGTGAGTTCAGAGGAGCCAACAACGATTGCGATATGGTGGTCGAAACGAGAGGAGGGGGTAAGAGGAAGGATAATCCAACGAAGGAAGAAATTCGGAAAGTGAAGTTTGTAAAGACGGCCTCCGATAATATTGA
Proteins encoded in this window:
- the LOC106342528 gene encoding CBL-interacting serine/threonine-protein kinase 13 isoform X2 → MALRLLGRIVTKAVKKENSPESPRSPKTPQGSVLMDKYELGKLLGQGSFAKVYLARSISTGENVAIKVIDKEKIVKSGLAGHIKREISILRRVRHPYIVHLLEVMATKTKIYIVMEFVRGGDLLGKVSKGRLRQGVARSYFQQLISSVSFCHSRGVYHRDLKLENLLLDDEGNLKVSDFGLSIVSEQLRQDGICQTFCGTPAYLAPEVLTMKGYDAAKADVWSCGVILFVLMAGYLPFEDKNIMVMYKKIHKGKFRCPKWFSPELTRLLTRILDTNPDTRITIPEIRKHRWFKKGFKNVKFYIEDDKLCRVDDNSEDESSSVSSGRSSTASEGDAEFEIKRVGSMPRPTSLNAFDIISFSYGFDLSSFFEEGGQGARFVSAAPVTKIISKLEDIAILANFTVRKKDWSVRLEGSREGAKGPLIIKVEIFELTPSLVVVEVKKKGGFIEEYEEFCNKELRPQLEKLMHYQADEVEVAMCLVPC